Proteins encoded within one genomic window of Setaria italica strain Yugu1 chromosome IV, Setaria_italica_v2.0, whole genome shotgun sequence:
- the LOC101775538 gene encoding uncharacterized protein LOC101775538 translates to MLVEAIPALWSAVHGWFTPAVLFVVLNIVIGTIAVTSKAAAPADGAAAEGEGAASGAGAGAGGGEEPYRKLSRVPSMAFERLRSFNLNRFAAPGPEPAVAGEVDLGYEEQPPAPAVEKEEPVGEREREVEPEPEPEQEPVNEHAAAHMERSRSEAKAEAELPRLPARLHKSASDRSAFAHFEAEEVEEAVRAVEARRPATTREGARRGRRVPVAEPESSDSDSEAEAEEASATAAGGEVDAAADAFINKFHHQLKLQRIESFIRHRETVRRGQATAAGV, encoded by the coding sequence ATGCTGGTGGAGGCGATCCCCGCGCTGTGGAGCGCCGTCCACGGGTGGTTCACCCCCGCCGTGCTCTTTGTCGTGCTCAACATCGTCAtcggcaccatcgccgtcaCCTCcaaggccgccgcgccggcggacgGCGCTGCCGCCGAGGGAGAAGGCGCCGCCTCGGGTGCGGGTGCGGGTGCGGGTGGCGGAGAGGAGCCGTACCGGAAGCTGTCCCGCGTGCCCTCCATGGCGTTCGAGCGGCTCCGGTCGTTCAACCTCAACCGCTTCGCCGCGCCCGGGCCCGAGCCCGCCGTGGCGGGGGAGGTGGATCTGGGGTACGAGGAGCAGCCCCCCGCGCCGGCGGTGGAGAAGGAGGAGCCCGTGGGTGAGCGCGAGCGCGAGGtcgagccggagccggagccggagcaggAGCCGGTGAACGAGCACGCGGCGGCGCACATGGAGCGGAGCCGGTCGGAggcgaaggcggaggcggagctgcCGCGGCTCCCGGCGCGGCTGCACAAGTCGGCCAGCGACAGGTCGGCGTTCGCGCACTTCGAggccgaggaggtggaggaggccgtgcgtgcggtggaggcgcggcgcccggcgacgacgagggagggggcgcgccgcgggcggcgggtcCCCGTGGCGGAGCCGGAGTCGTCGGACTCGGACtcggaggccgaggcggaggaggccagcgccaccgccgccggcggcgaggtggacgcggcggcggacgcctTCATCAACAAGTTCCACCACCAGCTGAAGCTGCAGCGCATCGAGTCCTTCATCCGCCACAGGGAGACCGTCCGCCGCGGCCAGGCGACGGCCGCGGGCGTCTAG
- the LOC101775136 gene encoding transmembrane protein 258, which produces MKTLPTPDLVSCSLVVSSGGNKETTRQADQAATATAGSRSGVMAAKAISSPVPVEWYPSLAALMVSVGLMLTASFFIYEATSSRRSRSLAKEITTAAMASVFLGFGSLFVLLASGVYV; this is translated from the exons ATGAAAACCCTTCCCACCCCGGATCTGGTTTCCTGCTCGCTAGTAGTTTCATCCGGGGGCAACAAAGAGACGACGAGGCAGGCAGACCAGGCGGCGACCGCAACGGCAGGCAGCAGATCCGGCGTAATG GCGGCGAAGGCGATCTCGAGCCCCGTGCCGGTGGAGTGGTACCCGTCGCTGGCCGCCCTCATGGTCTCCGTCGGACTCATGCTCACCGCATCCTTCTTCAT TTATGAAGCAACTTCATCCAGGCGGAGCCGTAGCCTGGCAAAGGAGATCACAACAGCTGCTATGGCTTCTGTATTCCTG GGCTTTGGGTCTCTGTTCGTGCTCCTTGCAAGTGGCGTTTATGTCTGA